A DNA window from Vigna angularis cultivar LongXiaoDou No.4 chromosome 1, ASM1680809v1, whole genome shotgun sequence contains the following coding sequences:
- the LOC108330853 gene encoding CRAL-TRIO domain-containing protein C3H8.02 isoform X2, producing MRTELIDMRTLYPTVAAPLSLSNFSFRTNFLVRCSNLHSQPQLDTRKLVLSVKEKLEKEHHSLPVGRNGRDDEDMILWFLKDRKFSVEDAISKLTKAIKWRQDFEVSKLTDETVKDAAQTGKGYVHDFLDINDRPVLVVVGSKHIPLALDPADDERLCVFLIEKALSKLPTGKEKLLGIVDLRGFRTENADLKFLTFLFDVFYYYYPKRLDQVLFVDAPFVFKPIWQLAKPLLKSYASLVRFCSAETVRKEYFTEETLPPNFRD from the exons CACGGAATTGATAGACATGCGTACCCTATACCCAACCGTCGCTgctcctctttctctttcaaacttttcCTTTAGGACCAATTTCCTTGTTCGATGCAGTAACCTTCACTCGCAACCGCAACTCGACACGCGCAAG TTAGTTCTTTCAGTGAAGGAAAAGCTTGAAAAAGAACACCATAGCCTCCCTGTTGGAAGAAATGGAAGGGATGACGAAGATATGATACTGTGGTTTCTCAAAGATCGCAAGTTTTCTGTTGAAGATGCTATTTCCAAGTTGACTAAAGCGATT AAATGGCGTCAAGATTTTGAGGTGTCTAAATTGACCGATGAAACTGTTAAAGATGCTGCTCAAACTGGAAAAGGATATGTACACGACTTTCTAGATATTAATGATAGACCTGTGCTTGTGGTGGTTGGATCAAAGCATATTCCTCTG GCACTGGACCCTGCAGATGATGAGAGGCTGTGCGTTTTCTTAATTGAGAAGGCATTGAGTAAGCTTCCAACCGGGAAAGAAAAACTACTTGGAATAGTAGATCTCAGAGGCTTCAGAACAGAAAATGCTGATCTTAAATTCTTGACTTTCTTG tttgatgtattttattattactatccGAAGCGATTGGATCAAGTActatttgtggatgcaccttTTGTTTTTAAGCCAATTTGGCAGCTAGCCAAACCCTTGTTAAAATCATATGCTTCCCTG GTAAGATTTTGCTCTGCAGAAACTGTTAGGAAGGAATATTTTACAGAAGAAACTTTGCCACCAAACTTCAGAGATTGA
- the LOC108330853 gene encoding CRAL-TRIO domain-containing protein C3H8.02 isoform X3 has translation MRTLYPTVAAPLSLSNFSFRTNFLVRCSNLHSQPQLDTRKLVLSVKEKLEKEHHSLPVGRNGRDDEDMILWFLKDRKFSVEDAISKLTKAIKWRQDFEVSKLTDETVKDAAQTGKGYVHDFLDINDRPVLVVVGSKHIPLALDPADDERLCVFLIEKALSKLPTGKEKLLGIVDLRGFRTENADLKFLTFLFDVFYYYYPKRLDQVLFVDAPFVFKPIWQLAKPLLKSYASLVRFCSAETVRKEYFTEETLPPNFRD, from the exons ATGCGTACCCTATACCCAACCGTCGCTgctcctctttctctttcaaacttttcCTTTAGGACCAATTTCCTTGTTCGATGCAGTAACCTTCACTCGCAACCGCAACTCGACACGCGCAAG TTAGTTCTTTCAGTGAAGGAAAAGCTTGAAAAAGAACACCATAGCCTCCCTGTTGGAAGAAATGGAAGGGATGACGAAGATATGATACTGTGGTTTCTCAAAGATCGCAAGTTTTCTGTTGAAGATGCTATTTCCAAGTTGACTAAAGCGATT AAATGGCGTCAAGATTTTGAGGTGTCTAAATTGACCGATGAAACTGTTAAAGATGCTGCTCAAACTGGAAAAGGATATGTACACGACTTTCTAGATATTAATGATAGACCTGTGCTTGTGGTGGTTGGATCAAAGCATATTCCTCTG GCACTGGACCCTGCAGATGATGAGAGGCTGTGCGTTTTCTTAATTGAGAAGGCATTGAGTAAGCTTCCAACCGGGAAAGAAAAACTACTTGGAATAGTAGATCTCAGAGGCTTCAGAACAGAAAATGCTGATCTTAAATTCTTGACTTTCTTG tttgatgtattttattattactatccGAAGCGATTGGATCAAGTActatttgtggatgcaccttTTGTTTTTAAGCCAATTTGGCAGCTAGCCAAACCCTTGTTAAAATCATATGCTTCCCTG GTAAGATTTTGCTCTGCAGAAACTGTTAGGAAGGAATATTTTACAGAAGAAACTTTGCCACCAAACTTCAGAGATTGA
- the LOC108330853 gene encoding CRAL-TRIO domain-containing protein C3H8.02 isoform X1: MRNSTELIDMRTLYPTVAAPLSLSNFSFRTNFLVRCSNLHSQPQLDTRKLVLSVKEKLEKEHHSLPVGRNGRDDEDMILWFLKDRKFSVEDAISKLTKAIKWRQDFEVSKLTDETVKDAAQTGKGYVHDFLDINDRPVLVVVGSKHIPLALDPADDERLCVFLIEKALSKLPTGKEKLLGIVDLRGFRTENADLKFLTFLFDVFYYYYPKRLDQVLFVDAPFVFKPIWQLAKPLLKSYASLVRFCSAETVRKEYFTEETLPPNFRD, encoded by the exons GAACAGCACGGAATTGATAGACATGCGTACCCTATACCCAACCGTCGCTgctcctctttctctttcaaacttttcCTTTAGGACCAATTTCCTTGTTCGATGCAGTAACCTTCACTCGCAACCGCAACTCGACACGCGCAAG TTAGTTCTTTCAGTGAAGGAAAAGCTTGAAAAAGAACACCATAGCCTCCCTGTTGGAAGAAATGGAAGGGATGACGAAGATATGATACTGTGGTTTCTCAAAGATCGCAAGTTTTCTGTTGAAGATGCTATTTCCAAGTTGACTAAAGCGATT AAATGGCGTCAAGATTTTGAGGTGTCTAAATTGACCGATGAAACTGTTAAAGATGCTGCTCAAACTGGAAAAGGATATGTACACGACTTTCTAGATATTAATGATAGACCTGTGCTTGTGGTGGTTGGATCAAAGCATATTCCTCTG GCACTGGACCCTGCAGATGATGAGAGGCTGTGCGTTTTCTTAATTGAGAAGGCATTGAGTAAGCTTCCAACCGGGAAAGAAAAACTACTTGGAATAGTAGATCTCAGAGGCTTCAGAACAGAAAATGCTGATCTTAAATTCTTGACTTTCTTG tttgatgtattttattattactatccGAAGCGATTGGATCAAGTActatttgtggatgcaccttTTGTTTTTAAGCCAATTTGGCAGCTAGCCAAACCCTTGTTAAAATCATATGCTTCCCTG GTAAGATTTTGCTCTGCAGAAACTGTTAGGAAGGAATATTTTACAGAAGAAACTTTGCCACCAAACTTCAGAGATTGA